ACAACCTCCTATGTCGTTGTTGAGGTGACTCGGGCATGAAAGGATTAACATCCAAGATCCCGCGCGCACTTCAGACCGGCTCCAAGATGGTTTGTGCAGACAACACGGGCGCCCGTGTTGTACAGATTGTTTCCGTCTTCGGTTACCATGGTGTCAAAAACCGGCAGCCAAAGATGGGTATCGGCGACCTTGCGACAGTAACTGTCAAGAAGGGAACCCCCGATATGAAGAGAAAGCTTGTCAGAGCAGTTGTTGTCCGTCAGAAGAAGGAATTCCGCCGCCCGAACGGTCTGCGTGTTTCCTTTGAAGAGAACGCAATGATCCTCTTAAATGATAACGGTGACCCGCGCGGTACCGATATCAAAGGACCGGTCGCACGTGAAGTTGCAGAGCGGTTCCCGAAAGTCGGATCGATGGCAACGATCATTATCTAAGGTGAAAACAT
The nucleotide sequence above comes from Methanorbis furvi. Encoded proteins:
- a CDS encoding 50S ribosomal protein L14 — protein: MKGLTSKIPRALQTGSKMVCADNTGARVVQIVSVFGYHGVKNRQPKMGIGDLATVTVKKGTPDMKRKLVRAVVVRQKKEFRRPNGLRVSFEENAMILLNDNGDPRGTDIKGPVAREVAERFPKVGSMATIII